From Nostoc flagelliforme CCNUN1, a single genomic window includes:
- a CDS encoding helix-turn-helix domain-containing protein, with amino-acid sequence MKPYSSDLRQKVINAHNNQEGSQRQLAKRFSVSLSFVQSLLRRYRNSGTVEAKPRGGGQKPKLNHEQLALVELLVESDNDATLVELCEQLEQKTQLKISRSTMGRITQKLNLTRKKKHCTPAKNIPNGCKN; translated from the coding sequence ATGAAACCTTACTCCAGCGATCTGCGCCAAAAAGTAATTAACGCACATAACAATCAAGAAGGCTCTCAACGACAACTGGCAAAAAGATTTAGTGTCAGCTTGAGTTTTGTTCAAAGTTTACTCAGACGATACCGTAACAGTGGAACAGTTGAGGCAAAGCCTCGGGGTGGAGGTCAAAAACCGAAACTCAATCATGAGCAACTGGCATTAGTAGAGTTATTAGTAGAGTCAGATAATGATGCTACATTAGTGGAATTGTGTGAGCAATTAGAACAAAAAACTCAGTTAAAAATAAGTCGTTCCACAATGGGCAGAATCACACAAAAACTGAATTTGACGCGTAAAAAAAAACATTGCACGCCAGCGAAAAATATACCGAACGGGTGCAAAAATTAA
- a CDS encoding IS630 family transposase, whose amino-acid sequence MHASEKYTERVQKLRAEYWTTIGEVNLADLVFIDEAGVNIAMTRRFARSPQGTRAYGDRPDGRGKNVTMIGAMSTEGIIAAMTFTGGTNRSAFETYVTQVLVPNLWPGATVVMDNFSSHKVTGIKEAIEAVGARLVYLSPYSPDFSPIENCWSKVKEFLRSQAARTYEELDQAITNALDTVTKKDIIGWFTHCCYYIAPN is encoded by the coding sequence TTGCACGCCAGCGAAAAATATACCGAACGGGTGCAAAAATTAAGGGCAGAGTATTGGACAACTATTGGAGAAGTCAACTTAGCAGACTTAGTATTTATTGATGAAGCTGGAGTTAACATCGCCATGACTAGACGCTTCGCTCGTTCGCCCCAAGGTACTCGCGCTTATGGCGATCGTCCTGACGGGCGCGGAAAAAATGTAACGATGATTGGGGCTATGTCAACAGAAGGAATCATTGCCGCGATGACTTTTACTGGTGGTACTAATAGGTCAGCATTTGAAACCTATGTTACTCAAGTTTTGGTTCCAAATCTTTGGCCTGGGGCAACTGTTGTAATGGATAATTTCAGTTCTCACAAAGTTACGGGTATAAAGGAAGCCATTGAAGCCGTTGGTGCAAGGTTAGTGTACTTGTCTCCTTATTCTCCTGATTTTTCGCCGATTGAAAACTGTTGGTCGAAAGTGAAAGAGTTTTTGCGATCGCAAGCTGCTAGAACCTACGAAGAGTTAGATCAAGCCATCACAAATGCCTTAGATACAGTGACTAAAAAAGACATTATTGGATGGTTCACTCACTGTTGTTACTATATTGCACCCAACTGA
- a CDS encoding DUF3775 domain-containing protein → MMKINFLTIDKVNKIIELAKLVYGTKTPQSVSDMKLTDSNTQAKELIEFLIECQTSNTPINKLSEYINNLSSEETAEAIALMVLGRGDSGRQPSDFFELVKEAEGVERHYLVEKSLLAKYLRSGLEKLNLN, encoded by the coding sequence ATGATGAAGATAAATTTCCTGACCATTGACAAAGTAAACAAAATCATTGAGCTTGCTAAGTTAGTTTATGGTACAAAAACTCCCCAATCAGTATCTGATATGAAATTAACAGATTCCAATACACAAGCTAAGGAACTAATCGAATTTTTGATTGAGTGCCAAACATCAAACACTCCTATAAATAAATTGTCTGAGTACATAAATAATCTTTCTTCGGAGGAAACAGCAGAAGCTATAGCACTGATGGTACTTGGTCGTGGAGATTCTGGGAGACAACCATCAGATTTCTTTGAGTTAGTAAAAGAGGCTGAAGGAGTCGAAAGACATTATCTAGTTGAAAAGTCTTTATTAGCTAAATACCTACGTTCTGGATTGGAAAAACTAAATCTTAATTGA
- a CDS encoding DUF4351 domain-containing protein produces MSYDNTAKYLAELYPAEFAKWLLPDKNTEVTVLKTELSIDPIRADYVTFLQTSSRILHIEFQTLPKSNPPIPLRVLDYYVRLKRQYNTPVTQVVIFLQQSSDPIAFTEEYTDEFTNHRYRVIRLWEQDSAFFLDNPALLPLAPLTRTDSPTTLLSQVAQSIARISDRDERQNIAGCTEIFAGLRFEKDLIRQFLREDIMQESVIYQDILQKGKQQEAFQFLNRLLNRRFGEINSLLIERIRVLPIEELEALGEALLDFSSVNDLVNWLDQLG; encoded by the coding sequence TTGAGTTACGATAATACTGCCAAGTACTTAGCTGAATTGTATCCAGCCGAGTTTGCCAAGTGGTTGCTACCAGATAAGAATACAGAAGTTACAGTACTTAAAACTGAACTTTCAATAGATCCAATCCGCGCAGATTATGTCACATTTTTGCAAACAAGTAGTCGGATTTTACATATTGAGTTTCAGACTCTCCCCAAATCTAATCCGCCAATTCCTTTGCGGGTATTAGACTATTACGTGAGATTGAAACGGCAATATAACACACCAGTAACCCAAGTCGTGATCTTCTTGCAACAAAGTAGTGACCCTATTGCATTTACCGAAGAATACACGGATGAGTTCACAAATCACCGTTATCGAGTTATACGGTTATGGGAACAAGATTCAGCTTTTTTTCTGGATAATCCAGCGCTATTGCCTCTTGCGCCTTTAACTCGAACTGATTCCCCAACAACTTTATTATCCCAAGTAGCTCAAAGTATCGCTAGAATTTCAGATAGGGATGAAAGACAGAATATTGCTGGATGTACAGAGATATTTGCAGGTTTAAGGTTTGAAAAAGATTTAATTCGTCAATTTTTACGGGAGGATATTATGCAGGAATCTGTTATCTATCAGGATATTTTACAAAAAGGAAAGCAACAAGAAGCATTTCAGTTTTTAAATCGCCTGCTAAATCGCCGTTTTGGAGAAATTAATTCTTTACTAATCGAGCGAATTCGAGTTTTACCTATTGAAGAATTAGAGGCACTAGGTGAAGCGCTTTTAGATTTCTCATCAGTTAACGATTTGGTGAATTGGTTAGATCAATTGGGATAA
- a CDS encoding DUF1392 family protein — protein MWQVWSKTAVEQCWYISPPWGQQIPHLLVSLLERVYVKSARAFGYCTGVERSERGWKYEIFACNTNITAFGSELICTGNLQLEAIAKPVFRLGELVEFRFHGDGPPIRIVQGIQLINDAWFYSVEWMPKQFAITNSQFAIKITDN, from the coding sequence TTGTGGCAGGTTTGGTCGAAAACTGCTGTAGAACAGTGCTGGTACATTTCTCCACCGTGGGGTCAACAAATCCCACACCTGCTAGTCAGCCTGTTAGAGCGAGTGTACGTAAAGTCTGCCAGAGCTTTCGGTTATTGCACTGGCGTGGAGCGGTCAGAACGTGGCTGGAAATACGAAATCTTCGCTTGTAATACCAATATTACTGCTTTTGGAAGTGAACTTATTTGTACAGGTAATTTGCAATTGGAAGCGATCGCTAAACCTGTGTTTCGCCTGGGTGAGTTGGTCGAGTTTAGGTTTCATGGCGATGGGCCACCGATCCGCATAGTCCAAGGCATTCAACTGATTAACGATGCGTGGTTCTACAGTGTGGAATGGATGCCAAAACAATTCGCAATTACCAATTCGCAATTCGCAATTAAAATTACTGATAATTGA
- a CDS encoding DNA cytosine methyltransferase, giving the protein MLGKASKKLFGLLLLPPTSDPIGWHDVIAHLIPTMIDSQLLLKQQQAVEQFLTGNEPTPLLIQRVGGRNGMKYKPGHLPCNTILRSHFTDHKGCNRSRFADIWLPDGTVKSLSIEGAAILQGFPGWYEFPNETATAGSIIGYSVPPSFAAQLFMSAQSILKGAKV; this is encoded by the coding sequence TTGCTTGGTAAAGCTTCTAAAAAACTTTTTGGTTTACTGTTACTACCACCTACATCTGACCCTATCGGTTGGCATGATGTGATCGCTCATCTAATCCCTACCATGATCGATTCCCAACTACTGCTCAAGCAACAGCAAGCGGTAGAACAATTTCTGACGGGTAACGAACCAACGCCATTGCTAATACAGAGAGTTGGGGGGCGCAACGGAATGAAGTATAAGCCTGGGCATCTACCCTGTAATACCATTCTGCGATCACACTTCACCGATCACAAAGGCTGCAACCGTAGTAGGTTCGCTGATATCTGGTTGCCGGATGGTACGGTCAAATCCTTGTCTATTGAAGGGGCTGCAATCTTGCAAGGGTTTCCCGGTTGGTACGAGTTTCCCAACGAGACTGCTACGGCGGGGTCAATCATCGGCTACTCTGTGCCTCCCAGTTTTGCCGCGCAGTTATTCATGTCAGCACAAAGTATTTTGAAAGGAGCAAAAGTATGA
- a CDS encoding DNA cytosine methyltransferase, giving the protein MTKSVIVELSAIPEKFLESDLEAAQLHSQECLYPYIKKKKLLHETEVHQTPFDSTAPVKVTLSATPEKFLESDLKASQLHSQGCLYPYLEKKKLLDGSIVFYPRVICERDPNDPTHYRWGYNWEERVDGVWKGKSIGSIPPGAVPMIRLMQQLLATREDIIAFIKRAKSKKTSPKLDVCKNFDNTKIKPVLPDHAPIAVVLFAGGGGIEAGMVQAGIRPVIAVEHDPSKPDLSRAIAKTHHHNFSEYGCKIIQLTVQEVAQSGFLGFPRRPDYLHASPVCANFSQAHTAKAGKGGETSDDLTAAIAVAEAIRQLQPRVFTLENVPRYQNSQSFSIILQILELEGYSVNYSVVNMADFRLPQARRRLILIACRDLNILLSKPQTFKSQRKNKGFSHR; this is encoded by the coding sequence ATGACTAAATCAGTAATAGTTGAGTTATCTGCAATACCCGAAAAATTCTTAGAGTCCGACCTTGAAGCCGCACAACTTCATAGTCAAGAATGCCTCTACCCGTACATTAAAAAGAAAAAGTTACTTCACGAAACTGAAGTACATCAAACACCTTTTGATTCTACTGCACCAGTAAAGGTTACGTTATCTGCGACACCCGAAAAATTCTTAGAGTCCGACCTGAAAGCCTCACAACTTCATAGCCAAGGATGCCTCTATCCGTATCTCGAAAAGAAAAAGCTTCTTGATGGTTCAATAGTTTTTTACCCACGAGTTATATGTGAGCGTGACCCAAACGACCCGACTCATTACCGATGGGGATATAACTGGGAAGAACGAGTTGATGGAGTATGGAAAGGCAAAAGTATCGGCTCAATTCCCCCTGGCGCTGTTCCAATGATTCGTCTAATGCAACAGCTCTTAGCAACTAGGGAAGATATTATCGCTTTTATTAAGAGAGCGAAATCCAAAAAGACATCACCAAAATTAGATGTCTGCAAAAATTTTGATAACACAAAAATAAAACCAGTACTTCCAGATCATGCACCGATCGCTGTAGTACTATTCGCTGGTGGCGGCGGAATTGAAGCTGGAATGGTACAGGCTGGTATTCGCCCAGTCATTGCAGTGGAACATGACCCAAGCAAACCAGACTTGAGCAGGGCAATCGCCAAAACCCATCACCACAACTTTAGCGAATACGGTTGTAAAATAATCCAACTAACAGTGCAAGAAGTAGCACAGTCAGGATTTCTAGGTTTTCCACGAAGACCCGACTATCTCCATGCCTCCCCGGTGTGCGCCAACTTCAGCCAAGCTCACACAGCTAAAGCGGGTAAGGGCGGCGAAACTAGCGATGACCTGACGGCTGCGATCGCTGTGGCAGAAGCCATCCGACAGTTGCAGCCACGGGTGTTTACGCTGGAGAATGTGCCGCGCTATCAGAACAGTCAGAGTTTCAGTATTATCCTGCAAATTCTAGAACTTGAGGGGTACTCGGTTAATTACAGCGTGGTCAACATGGCTGACTTCCGACTACCCCAAGCGCGTCGGCGGTTAATCCTGATTGCTTGCCGGGATTTGAATATCTTACTCAGTAAACCACAAACTTTTAAAAGCCAACGTAAAAACAAGGGTTTCAGCCATCGTTAA
- a CDS encoding ASCH domain-containing protein produces MKAISVRQPWAWGIIYSTKDIENRGWPINYRGDILIHAAKNCTKKEYQVAREFCQSMGVVIPELISLRRGQVIGIVTIVDCKFSQVASGWGMPEQYHWKLENPREITPIPYIGQLGIFEVPDDLVMEVVA; encoded by the coding sequence ATGAAAGCGATATCCGTTCGTCAACCTTGGGCATGGGGAATTATTTACTCCACCAAAGACATAGAAAACCGTGGCTGGCCCATCAATTATCGAGGTGATATTCTCATCCATGCAGCCAAAAACTGTACCAAAAAAGAGTACCAGGTAGCGAGAGAATTTTGTCAAAGCATGGGGGTAGTAATCCCAGAGTTAATCTCTCTCCGTCGCGGTCAAGTTATTGGCATTGTCACAATAGTTGATTGCAAGTTTTCACAAGTTGCTTCTGGCTGGGGAATGCCTGAGCAGTACCACTGGAAGCTGGAGAATCCACGCGAGATTACACCGATTCCTTACATTGGTCAACTGGGGATTTTTGAAGTACCCGATGATTTGGTCATGGAGGTGGTTGCATGA
- a CDS encoding two-partner secretion domain-containing protein, with product MSGLGFTHWGALAAIVFGVSFCTIDYASAQITPDGTLPNNSSVTREGNTFNITGGTQAGGNLFHSFGEFSVNTGSTASFNNTLDIQNIISRVTGRSISNIDGIIRTLGTANLFLINPNGIIFGSNARLEIGGSFLASTASSLKFKDNLEFSATDPQPAPLLSINVPIGLQFGANPGAILAQGDGQGIRTTLELIDTKNALRVEPNQTLALIGSDISLEGATLKTAGGRIELGSVAGEGLVGLTPTNKGFSLSYNSGSQNFRNIKLSQQAVVDASGEGGGDIQIQGRRISLFSGSQIEASTLGTQAGGTLLVNASESVELSGTSSLNKDSPTAFGSQVYPGASGAGSNLIGTSTDGQINSGLFTSAQPGSTGDAGDLTIKTNTLLLKDGARVNAGTFGAGKGGNLTVDAQDVQLLIGDANGQLSTGLFASAEANSTGDAGDLTIKTNTLLVKNGVQVGTGTFGAGKGGNLTVDAQNVQLIGTSADGSFVSGLFASAQAGSTGDAGDLTIKTNTLLVKDGAVVSAGTFGAGKGGNLTVDAQDVQIIGTNAYIQFPSGLFTSAQAGSTGDAGDLTIKTNTLLVKDGAVVGTSTFGAAKGGNLTVDAQDVQIIGTSADIQFPSGLFTSAQRNSTGDAGDLTIKTNTLLVQDGATIAVQSLGTGTAGNLTIDAPSIRLNNDALLSGNTQSAKVDPDTVRSLIFEGEEELMP from the coding sequence ATGTCAGGTTTGGGTTTTACTCATTGGGGTGCTTTAGCGGCTATTGTTTTCGGTGTCAGCTTTTGTACCATTGATTATGCAAGCGCTCAAATAACTCCAGATGGCACTTTGCCTAATAACTCTAGCGTTACAAGAGAGGGTAACACCTTTAACATTACTGGAGGAACTCAAGCTGGTGGTAATTTGTTTCACAGTTTTGGTGAATTTTCTGTGAATACTGGTAGCACTGCTTCTTTTAATAATACTTTAGATATTCAAAATATCATCAGTCGAGTAACAGGTCGCTCAATTTCTAATATTGATGGGATAATTCGCACGTTGGGTACGGCTAACCTATTTCTGATTAATCCCAACGGTATTATTTTTGGATCTAATGCTCGTTTAGAAATAGGGGGTTCTTTTTTAGCAAGTACTGCCAGTAGCCTGAAGTTCAAGGATAACTTAGAGTTTAGTGCTACAGATCCTCAGCCTGCACCTTTATTAAGTATCAATGTGCCAATAGGTTTGCAATTTGGGGCAAATCCTGGCGCGATATTGGCACAAGGAGATGGTCAAGGGATTAGAACAACATTAGAACTGATTGACACAAAAAATGCTTTACGAGTAGAACCAAATCAAACTTTAGCGTTAATAGGTAGCGATATCAGTTTAGAAGGGGCAACGCTTAAGACTGCTGGAGGACGAATAGAATTGGGTAGCGTTGCAGGTGAGGGTCTAGTTGGTCTCACCCCGACAAATAAAGGTTTTTCTTTAAGTTATAATTCTGGGAGCCAGAACTTTCGGAACATTAAGCTATCCCAGCAGGCTGTAGTGGATGCAAGTGGAGAGGGCGGCGGCGATATCCAAATTCAAGGTAGGCGAATTAGTTTGTTTAGTGGTTCCCAGATTGAAGCTAGTACCTTGGGAACCCAAGCAGGAGGTACTTTGTTGGTGAATGCATCTGAATCGGTAGAACTAAGTGGAACCTCCTCGCTTAACAAAGATTCTCCCACTGCTTTTGGTAGTCAAGTCTATCCAGGAGCTAGCGGTGCTGGGAGTAACCTCATTGGTACAAGTACTGATGGTCAGATTAATAGTGGCTTGTTTACTTCTGCCCAACCAGGCTCAACAGGGGATGCGGGTGATTTAACTATTAAAACTAATACTTTGTTACTCAAAGATGGGGCGCGGGTAAATGCTGGTACATTTGGTGCGGGCAAGGGAGGGAATTTAACAGTTGATGCCCAAGATGTGCAACTACTGATTGGTGATGCCAATGGTCAGTTGTCCACTGGTTTGTTTGCTTCGGCAGAGGCAAATTCAACAGGGGATGCAGGTGATTTAACAATTAAAACCAATACTTTGCTAGTCAAAAATGGGGTACAGGTAGGTACTGGTACATTTGGTGCGGGCAAGGGCGGGAATTTAACAGTTGATGCCCAAAATGTGCAACTCATTGGTACAAGCGCTGATGGTAGCTTTGTCAGTGGCTTGTTTGCTTCTGCCCAAGCAGGCTCAACAGGGGATGCGGGTGATTTGACTATTAAAACTAATACTTTGTTAGTCAAAGATGGGGCAGTTGTAAGTGCTGGTACATTTGGTGCGGGCAAGGGAGGGAATTTAACAGTTGATGCCCAAGATGTGCAAATTATTGGTACAAACGCTTATATTCAGTTTCCCAGTGGTTTGTTTACTTCTGCCCAAGCAGGCTCAACAGGGGATGCGGGTGATTTGACTATTAAAACTAATACTTTGTTAGTCAAAGATGGGGCAGTTGTAGGTACTAGTACATTTGGTGCGGCCAAGGGAGGAAATTTAACAGTTGATGCCCAAGATGTGCAAATTATTGGTACAAGCGCTGATATTCAGTTTCCCAGTGGTTTGTTTACTTCTGCACAGCGCAACTCAACAGGGGATGCGGGTGATTTGACTATTAAAACTAATACTTTATTAGTGCAAGATGGAGCTACAATAGCCGTGCAGAGTTTGGGAACAGGAACCGCAGGCAACCTAACAATAGATGCCCCCTCTATCCGTTTAAACAACGATGCTTTACTTAGCGGTAACACCCAAAGTGCTAAAGTTGACCCAGATACTGTACGTTCGCTCATTTTTGAAGGGGAAGAGGAATTAATGCCTTAG
- a CDS encoding replicative DNA helicase, with product MQPEDFYVSSHKNIYQAAVRLHQSQQPTDLLFVTSWLESHGLLHNVGGRNKLASLLNSCVSAVNIDALAELIREKAQLRAVIQTALQMARTAMDAPLTETTATSIIEMGQQKLLELRQLTVPCQMKLMADIIPDVYAEIELANNGEDAIEVNVPTGFYDLDSVIGGMPFGALTVVGGRGGIGKSTWALDIGIRAAASGLTTAYFALEMSASQMVKKTLARLAAPHVPADLLFKRNALRESHWNPLAQACADAMALPFWLNDNPVITTSQIKGDLQDIQARCGSVSLVIVDYVQLIEPMRRERGENRVQEIDSILKQLRAIAKQFNCAVLGLAQLKREVDSRSEKRPTKADFRESGGFEQEAAVMLGLYREDYYDKQSTQKGIFEVSVLKSRFSSETTVNLLFDERFGQFKNLAKSQY from the coding sequence TTGCAACCAGAGGATTTTTACGTCAGTTCGCACAAGAACATTTACCAAGCCGCAGTCAGATTGCACCAGTCTCAGCAGCCAACGGATTTATTGTTTGTCACCAGTTGGCTGGAATCTCATGGCTTGTTGCATAATGTCGGCGGGAGAAATAAACTTGCGTCCTTGCTTAACTCTTGCGTGTCAGCAGTTAACATCGATGCCTTAGCAGAGTTAATTCGAGAAAAAGCGCAATTGAGAGCGGTGATCCAAACGGCTTTACAAATGGCGCGTACAGCGATGGATGCCCCCTTGACTGAAACTACTGCCACTTCAATCATCGAAATGGGACAACAAAAGCTCTTAGAGTTGCGCCAATTAACTGTGCCTTGTCAGATGAAGCTAATGGCTGACATCATCCCTGACGTTTATGCCGAAATTGAATTGGCCAACAACGGTGAAGATGCGATTGAAGTGAATGTCCCAACTGGATTTTATGATTTGGATTCGGTAATTGGCGGGATGCCCTTCGGTGCTTTGACCGTTGTTGGAGGTCGCGGCGGAATCGGCAAGTCCACCTGGGCATTGGATATTGGTATTCGGGCTGCTGCTAGCGGCTTAACAACCGCTTATTTTGCTTTAGAGATGTCTGCCTCACAAATGGTCAAAAAGACCCTCGCAAGGTTGGCAGCGCCCCATGTTCCTGCTGATCTGCTTTTTAAACGCAATGCACTCCGGGAATCTCATTGGAATCCTTTGGCTCAAGCTTGTGCTGATGCGATGGCACTACCATTTTGGTTGAATGACAACCCCGTAATCACCACATCACAAATCAAGGGTGATTTGCAAGATATACAAGCTCGTTGCGGGTCAGTCAGTTTGGTGATTGTGGACTATGTGCAGTTGATTGAACCAATGCGCCGTGAACGTGGCGAAAACCGCGTGCAAGAAATCGACTCCATCTTGAAACAACTCAGGGCGATCGCTAAACAATTCAATTGTGCTGTCTTGGGTTTAGCACAGTTAAAAAGAGAAGTTGATTCTCGCTCTGAAAAGCGTCCAACCAAAGCAGACTTTCGAGAATCAGGAGGATTTGAACAGGAGGCTGCTGTCATGTTGGGTTTGTACCGGGAAGATTACTACGACAAACAATCCACCCAAAAAGGCATTTTTGAAGTTTCAGTTTTGAAAAGTCGATTTAGTAGTGAGACGACTGTCAATCTCTTATTTGATGAACGATTTGGACAGTTTAAGAATTTGGCTAAGTCTCAATATTAA